A region of the Mytilus galloprovincialis chromosome 1, xbMytGall1.hap1.1, whole genome shotgun sequence genome:
gtctcattggcaattatacatctttttttaaaatatagaagGTATGAATGATTTAGGTCCTTCACTTCTGAATCTATTCCAAAGTCACAGGCAATGTCTAAAATACAAGTAGGCATTTTCTTCAATGAATGTATAAATTTAGTCTGTATTGTTTTATAGATTGTGAATGTGTGAAATTATTGGTGatgttttgttttccatataGCAGAAACCGTGCATTCCAAGGTCATGTGGTCTGTAATAGAAAACAAGACTTATTTAGATGTCTTCTGAACATCTATTGGATATATTTTCAACTCCAGCAGATTCCTACTGGAAATTTATAGCTACTGACAAAGTGTACATAACATCATAGTAATTGCAACACAGCTATCACATAGTAGTTAAATTAAACCAAGGCAAAGAAATACTATAATCCTGAACTCACTTTTATTAATTTGTACTAAAATCCACAGTAAAGCATTTGAAGAATTTTACATtgttcacaatttttttaaatacccaATTCATTTTTCCTCATTATAAACCAACtttcacattttcttttttaaaatgaaatttacacATTTTAAATTCCATTCAATTTTTTTACCCAATTCTTCATAAATCACCGGTTAAAAAAATGTCcagttaaatttcattttatactttttgttCAGTTATGGACactaaaaaattaacaaatatatgtacaaaatactcCTTCACAAACTCCACTGTGACAACATGATTTAATTAAGCTGCCTGTAAGTAGGTCTGGAAAGGACATACACAGCACCTCCCTTTGTAAAATCAATCTCAACATGTATATTCAGGTCATAAAAGTTTCGATCTAAAGTATAAATGTGTTACAAAGTATGTTATGTGTGCCCTTTCCAATGCAAATCATATACAATAACTCAATGAAGGCGATTAATTATAAaatgaatgacaataaaaatgagCTTGTATGAATATCGAGTTATTGTACATAAATGCAACACTTCTCCTCTGAAAGGAGACATCTCCTCATAACCACCTCAACTTAAACAGGAAGACAATGCATAGTTTTCCATAGGCAGATCCATATATTAACTTGTAAAGTGCACTTTATTTCTTAACAAAATATCATGGATCAAATTTCCTCTTAACCTTCACAACTGAACTGTAATGTTTAaagacaatacaaaaataaaatataggcaAAACTACATTGTAtttaatatattcattaaaaACTCTTTTTGATACTTTTATCATCCAAACAACTATTGCTTCAAGAAAAAACAAAGCAATTAACAAAATGTATAATCTTTTAGATGATACTAAAAATGCAAAATGCTGAACACAATAACAAAGAgtgataaaataacaaaaacatgctTTTCTGTACTTGGTACAGGCAAGCCCAAACATTTTGCACTTCAGCATCAAAGTTCCATAAATAGTTTCTTTTGAAATGTAGATATCTACAGTTCACTTAAATAGGCCTTTCTCTAATGTAAACAACTTTTTCAAATGCTGATAATTATAGAACTCTCTAATACTATAAACTTGTCCCTTCTGCTCTGAAGGGACCGACCCTAAGCTGCCACATATATAAATAAACCCTGGAACCTCTTTTTACTTCCACCTGAAATAATCATGGACGGCTTCCACAAAGTTCCTTCACTCGGAACACCTCTAAACACTTGACAACTCTTTAAAAATCTTAATGACACCATAACAAATTTAACACTGGCTTCTATTAtacaactaaaataaaaatctggTGCCATTGTTAAAATTCCAACCAATTTCCACATGTTGAAATACATGATTTTTGTACAACAGTATCTTTAACCTCTTGTGATTTTTTGCTAATTTTCATACATAATTAATGTCATCACATATGAAATGTTCTGATCTCCCTCCTTCCACTAAaactttatgtataaaaaaaaaaaacacattgcacaaactttgtacatgtacagtgtatgcaaattttaaagtCCTGCATATCATCTGTGTATTGACAGAAATCAACATCTCCACTAATTATAACATAGAATATCCAGCAAAATCAATGGGAACAGCAATGCAAGATGATTAATATGGAATGATGTTTCCTTCTCGGAACCTTCTCTCTACACAACTTTGGAGTTacacaatataaaataattatttacaatatgAGAACTACACAACACATCAGCTGATTTGTcaaggttatataaaaaaaaagaatatcgcTACATTGAACACATTTTTCATGTGTTCACACTAGcacatatcaaatttaacaagCTTCACACAATTTTGCTCCCAAAAAACTGTCGATTTCACTCAACTCTCTAAATTTCTTCATTTTGAACTTAATATTCTGTTACATCTAGCTTAATGTTGAATAGTGATCATACTTATTATAATGCAAATACTCAAATCTCAATCCTtgagaaaaaacaacaaaatcaaatctacTTGAagattgttaaaattaaattaagAGACCCATCCACAATACACCTGGGTCTATGCCACTACCAAatataacatttacaaaattgttccccaagtctgttttcatttattgaaCTTGGGGTCTGTAGGAGGAATTGTCAAACAACGCAACACCTCCACATCAGTGTTACAATTCCTATTGGTCACATTCACGAGCAAAGTGGCCGTACTCGTTACATCTGTAGCACTTGACATCGGCATTCCTGTCACCACCACCACCTCCACCGGAGCAGTTTCTGGCAAAGTGACCCATTTCTCCACACctgaaatataaattgtttattgaTCATCTAAATTATAAACAGGTACTGTGCAAATTAagctttttgaaagaaaaatagtCCAATACAATATTCAATGTTTTATCAAAAGAATTTTCTGTTTTAATATAttcaagtaaaaaaataatatcttttttttagacaaaataattctTGTAATAtgccaatttatttttaaatgactaTACAGTTTAAAGAATAGTTGAATTACTTCTATGATTATCCATATGATACTTACTTGTAGCATTCTACATTGTCAAAGCCACCATCTCGACCGCCTCCGCCACCTCCTCGTCTACCACCACCACCACTACTACTATCACAATCCCTCGACAAGTGACCACTTTTGCCACAGTTGTAGCATTTACGGTCATCACTTCCTCGGTCTCCCCCACGGCTACTACGCTCTTCTGGGCAATCTCTAGCCATGTGACCTGATTTTCCACAGTTGTAGCAGCCATCGCCACCACCACCGCCTCCTCTCATCGACTCTGGGCAGTCTCTCTTCATGTGACCAGATTTGCCACAGTTATAACAGGCTCCTGGAAATAAATGAATTTGGGTACATTTTAAAACTTTCTGATTTGTTCAATCTAGAATGGTGCTTCATTTGGTGTTCAATCAGAACTTCTCTTGTCCAGAACAGCCAAAAATCGGGAAGCTTTTTTCGTAGTTGAAGGAATAATACTTCTTAAATTTCATACGCATGGCCAGAATGtgtaaaacatacattttgtgtattatATAAAACCAGTTGGAGAGATGAATCCTTTACTACTTTACACACCTTATAGCATGCTTAAATAAGGCACAATAAAGTAGAATTCTTTGATCTGATAAAATTAACTAGTTAAAAAGTACAATTTCAAGGATAACTGTTAGAATCAACATTTGGAAAACCAATTGCTAAAGCATTTTATGCACAAGTAAATAGGGATATTTCATGGATGTCAAACATGTGCAAGGGTTCAAACAAGTACTGGGACTACAGCTCTGGGGAATATTTAAAGACAATCCAGTTAATTAATTCTATGTTGAAGCAATGATCTTCTTTTTTTACACTGCTACCATATTAAAACaggaatgtgtcctcagtacacgaatgccccactcgcactatcattttccatgttcagtggaccgtgaaattggggtaaaaactctaatttggcattaaaattagaaagatcatatcatagaagacgtgtcagtgatattgttgtcttttttcaaaactacctctaccgttttttattgggaaaaatgcatattttttattgaaattgggaaatttgtatattttattctgaacacatctccgattttttgctgacctttgctgtctttttgcactgttttttcatgtatattttggttgtcagacattttcaacctgaaagatacttttcggagaggggaaagaaacagaagcaatgatggtacttaatgcattgaaaactacacgtgttacaaacaccatgatgattctgatcagaaaaccggatctcaaaaatgctttctaatatcaaaataataacatgaatacgatatttacaaacattactaccaatgccatcactgtattgggaaaatataaaactttttgggaggaattttaagccatttttttcagtaattgggaattttctctaggggaaaaggccgaatttcggctgttatttgaggcaaacaatatcactgcatgtgtactaagtttgaagtcgattggacttaaacttcatcaaaaactaccttgaccaaaaactttaacctgaagcgggacagacggacggacgaacggacagaccagaaaacataatgcccctctactatcgtaggtggggcataaaaagatgaGCAATTGACCAGGGCTCCGAACAAGTAAAATTGGTTCGATCTttcaaaagttatcaaaaaattaCAGGACATATAGAAGTTGTgtaaaatgtatgtatgtatgatGTTCATGTACATACACCAATACTCTAAGGTCTGGCTTTCCAAGTGTTGATTTTTCTTTCTAGCAAACATCCCTTTAAGACAGATTGCTATTATTTCCTGtaaataatattgatattttatcaaAGGATTCTACTTCATGGCACATATGAAAGATGAGTCTTGACACCACTTCTAGTTCATGTTTAAATGGGCTattcaaaagttaattttgttttgtaaacataacCATTTAATCATGAAGTCGAAGATGAACCCTTAATGTTGATTAGTGAAGATATTGATTGATAAGAAAATTCCATAGATGATACGACAAAAAAGAACACTGCTGATcatgatatttttcaaatataaacaagaatgtgtccatagtacacggatgccccactcccccactatcattttctatgttcagtggactgaaattggggtcaaaactttaatttggaattaaaattagaaagatcatatcataaggaacatgtgtactaagtttcaagttgatgtaactttaacttcatcaaaaactaccttgaccaaaaactttaacctgaactttgcactatcattttctatgttcagtggaccatgaaattggggtcaaaactataatttggcattaaaattagaaagatcatatcataaggaacatgtgtattaagtttcaagttgattggacttcagcttcatcaaaaactacctcaacaaaaaactttaaccggacggacgaacggaggcacagaccagaaaacataatgcccctctactatcgtaggtggggcataaaaaaaaatcaacaatcagAAGCATATAAAGCTAGACCTGGGCTAGGGTTTCTGCTAAAAAAAATCAACCCCTGGCATACCTGCAATAGATTAACCTTTCTACAATTaagtaatataatataaaatgaaaacaaatatttgatgaaaaaaatgttagtGAATTCAAGATGGAATATGAATTGAGACATGGATACAAATTTTGAGCTACACAGAACACCCACCTTCCTCTAGCTCCTCTGTGCATTCCTTGGCAATGTGCCCTACTTTATTGCATTTGTAACATCGATCACCTTCCATCTTGCATTCTCGAGCAAAATGCCCATAACGTTTGCACTTGTAGCATTGTGTCcctaataaacaataaaaaatttaccaaaaaaaaaaaaaaaaaaaaaatcaaatttaatctAAATTCCCTTcaccaaataaataaaaataaaaatctctttaaaaaaaCGTAACTTATTTTTTGGGGATAATACCAACAAACTGAACAACTGCTTCAAAAGTCTTATTACACAAAATTTTTGAATAACTTGCATTCACTTTCTGTTGATTGGTCTGTAAACATTTCATGTACTGTACTtgacattttatttaatatttatcctGTAACTGTCTGACAAAAATCTTACTCCATTGGATGGGAGCAAATAAATAACTGCATGCATTATACATGTGTATAAACCATTGCCAATATCAAAGAAATTCTGACTTTTGTACACTTACACTTTCCTATCTTAATTCACATTTTCGTCACCTTAACAGAAAATTCAAATGCCAAGTATTTTCTTAATTCACGGAGGAAAATCTAAGCATGCATACACGGAAACTTCCTGGTCAATAAAACCAGAAAAGGCTCCAGTTTCTTATAACCTACCTCCACCGCCGCCACCTCCAGCACGACCGCCTCCTCTTTCAGATCGGTAGCCACCACCACCTCGTCTGCCGCCGCCACCATCACCATCTGGACATTCCCTGGCAAAATGGCCTGGCTTACTACATTTATAACACTTATCACTCATTCTAACAAACCTGCAATATAAAGtgattttttctttgaaaactaTGTTTACAGGTTCATTCGTTGAatgaaaatacataaatacattgaaaaaaaaaaaaaaaaaagctcaagACAGTATGGTCACTCACAAGTTTATTGTGTAGATTGTCAGGAATAACTATACAATGTAgattcatcataaccttttgcaAATATGGCCTAATTTACCTCACAAATTTATCTAGTGGGCCCTTTAAAATCTTGCTGTTCagagtgagccaaggctctgtgttgaagactgctTTGACCTTTGTTGATTTACTTTTGCTAATTGCAACTtggagggagagttgtctcattggtttcACATATTCTTGCATGTACATGTCTattaacaaaattaaaagctACCAAGGATCAACCCGTTATTATTACTGGACGACTGTTccattatatatataacaagaatgtgtccatagactGCTGCGTATACAATAGTACACAGATACCCCACTAGCAccaccattttctatgttcagtggaccacaAGATTGGGATCAAAACTAATTTCGAATTGAAATTAGACAGATTActtcatagggaacatgtgtaccaagttcaggtcattcattaggaggcggtacccggtacttttaccctcctatgctattgacaagaaccgcctaaatgtaggaatttttatataagatattcatggaataaattgaaaagtaccacctagaaacatggaaagtaccagtcaacataaaagataatgaaacccctgcaAGTTTCATATTGActggaattcaacttcatcaaaaactacttcaaccaaaaactttaacctgaagcaggtcAGAAAAACCTAATAAATAGCTCAAATTAAAACAGagacagtttttttttaccattaacaTGACATATGTCCCAAATGATTGAAGTAATGTGCATACATTGTAAAATACACCAGAGTGAAAAGATAAAGATATCTAAATTGTAATTCTTTTgtccaaaatgtttttattaatttaccGTTACTGTTAGATAATATGGATATAGCTATTACATATAACATGAGGTAACATAACttgtaacccccccccccaaaaaaaacaaatctaaaaaGGGGGGTAAATCTCCAAATCATATTCAGAACAAGTTAAAACTTACAACTTTTCCTCAATCTAGTAACAATCCATTACACATGTAATAATCTGAGTGCCCTAAAAATGAACTGAAAGTCTGATGATGGTCCATGAAATcacaattacttttttttttaacatgacaATTTTTGCCACAACATATTGGGTCTTCATCATGGCAGTCTAAAATATCCCAAGTGATATTTTCGGAGATGTTTATTCTTCATCCTCATCAACAAAGTAAAAATTGTCCAGTAATCTATTcccacaaatttatttttattaatacacCTTTTAGTGTCACAACGCACCACGCACATGGTTCGCACGTGGTTTGTTTGGTCGAGACTTCTCGGAATTTATCATACTCAATTGACGCATAAAAGTGTGTCAAATCATGTTCCGAGTGTACTCGAGACAAAATGCTGTTTCTAACATTGATGAAATTtgttattaaaagtaaaatataatgtGTGTTTTATGTCGTCCTACTTGAATCGagaacttttttgttataaaaatacgGCATGGCCAGTCTTGAGATAATCTAACACATGCTGCCCATTTATGTTTCCCAAACATAATTCTGCAATATTCTCCCCTAATTAGTggaatattattttgaaaaaaggtATCAAGAGCAAATATTAAGTATTCAATGTATTAATTACTCACAAAAAACCCTATTCCTCCAACCTACACCGACTTCCTTCTCTCCTCACGTCGCTCAACGTCTTTAACAAGTCGCAAAATAATACTTTATGCACACGGCTCTATCAAACATTATGTCGGTGGGGTCGTATTTGGTGAAACACGAACTATTCTTccgtttgtcataaatttgttCTTCACGGAAAACCTCTTT
Encoded here:
- the LOC143074233 gene encoding uncharacterized protein LOC143074233 isoform X2, whose amino-acid sequence is MSDKCYKCSKPGHFARECPDGDGGGGRRGGGGYRSERGGGRAGGGGGGGACYNCGKSGHMKRDCPESMRGGGGGGDGCYNCGKSGHMARDCPEERSSRGGDRGSDDRKCYNCGKSGHLSRDCDSSSGGGGRRGGGGGGRDGGFDNVECYKCGEMGHFARNCSGGGGGGDRNADVKCYRCNEYGHFARECDQ
- the LOC143074233 gene encoding uncharacterized protein LOC143074233 isoform X1 codes for the protein MSDKCYKCSKPGHFARECPDGDGGGGRRGGGGYRSERGGGRAGGGGGGGTQCYKCKRYGHFARECKMEGDRCYKCNKVGHIAKECTEELEEGACYNCGKSGHMKRDCPESMRGGGGGGDGCYNCGKSGHMARDCPEERSSRGGDRGSDDRKCYNCGKSGHLSRDCDSSSGGGGRRGGGGGGRDGGFDNVECYKCGEMGHFARNCSGGGGGGDRNADVKCYRCNEYGHFARECDQ